In the genome of Myxococcus stipitatus, one region contains:
- a CDS encoding ADP-ribosylglycohydrolase family protein → MSLTPSERQDRFHAAFVGLAIGDALGFPLRGIPPASLARLPGLAEDFAPRPRGKFAKGQFSDDTQLLLAAAESVIREGRVEGRSAAAHLAWLWQEGIILQPPRSLAESLQRLSSGAPWMSAGAPLGTLCPSVLSRALVVGLFESGQRARLPHDAGVLTVITHKDPVCAAAAAAFAQAAALGMEEEPLTPAAFCEQLSLAAAVHDKGLAEEVRHLPRLLTWDTTRALTQLRRVGVPPSELKGVDGLPAHVVPVLLTSLYAALKVPHDFREAVALVLRCGGEADVAAALTGALVGAHLGTRAIPARLRKQVLYSENLVDTADRLFRAHQVRETLATALAHQRRR, encoded by the coding sequence ATGTCGCTGACTCCCTCCGAGCGCCAGGACCGGTTCCATGCGGCGTTCGTGGGGCTCGCCATTGGAGATGCGCTCGGCTTCCCGCTGCGCGGCATCCCACCGGCCAGCCTCGCGCGGCTGCCTGGGCTCGCTGAGGACTTCGCGCCTCGGCCTCGGGGGAAGTTCGCCAAGGGCCAGTTCAGCGACGACACGCAGCTCCTGCTGGCCGCGGCGGAGAGCGTCATCCGCGAGGGCCGCGTCGAGGGCCGCAGCGCGGCGGCGCACCTGGCGTGGCTGTGGCAGGAGGGCATCATCCTCCAGCCGCCGCGCAGCCTCGCGGAGTCGCTCCAGCGGCTGTCCAGCGGTGCGCCGTGGATGAGCGCGGGCGCGCCCCTGGGCACGCTGTGCCCGTCCGTCCTCAGCCGCGCGCTGGTGGTGGGCCTCTTCGAGAGCGGTCAGCGCGCGCGCCTGCCGCATGACGCGGGCGTGCTCACCGTCATCACGCACAAGGACCCCGTCTGTGCCGCCGCCGCCGCCGCCTTCGCGCAGGCCGCCGCGCTGGGCATGGAGGAGGAGCCCCTGACGCCCGCCGCGTTCTGCGAGCAGCTCTCGCTGGCGGCGGCCGTGCACGACAAGGGTCTGGCGGAAGAGGTGCGGCACCTGCCGCGCCTGCTGACGTGGGACACCACGCGCGCGCTCACGCAGCTGCGCCGGGTGGGCGTGCCCCCCAGCGAGCTCAAGGGCGTGGACGGGCTGCCCGCGCACGTGGTGCCGGTGCTCCTCACGTCGCTGTACGCCGCGCTCAAGGTGCCGCACGACTTCCGCGAGGCCGTGGCGCTGGTGCTGCGCTGTGGCGGCGAGGCGGACGTGGCCGCGGCGCTCACGGGGGCGCTGGTCGGCGCGCACCTGGGCACTCGCGCCATCCCCGCGCGGCTGCGCAAGCAGGTGCTGTACTCGGAGAACCTCGTCGACACCGCGGACCGCCTCTTCCGGGCGCACCAGGTGCGCGAGACGCTGGCCACCGCCCTGGCCCACCAGCGCCGCCGCTGA
- a CDS encoding Rrf2 family transcriptional regulator, translated as MHLTLHADYSLRVLLYLAARPERLASTQELADAYGISKHHLVRVVQTLSAEGFVEVKAGRSGGVMLARATKDIRVGKVLRAAEPDFELVECFNREKNTCPISPACGLKGVLSEAREAFLAVLDRYTLADLVGRSRKDLAELFLPVSTP; from the coding sequence GTGCACCTCACCCTCCACGCCGACTACTCGCTGCGCGTCCTGCTCTACCTCGCCGCGAGGCCGGAGCGACTCGCCTCCACGCAGGAACTGGCGGACGCGTACGGCATCTCCAAGCACCACCTGGTGCGGGTGGTGCAGACGCTCTCCGCGGAGGGCTTCGTGGAGGTCAAGGCGGGGCGCTCCGGCGGCGTGATGCTGGCGCGCGCGACGAAGGACATCCGCGTGGGCAAGGTGCTGCGCGCGGCCGAGCCGGACTTCGAGCTGGTGGAGTGCTTCAACCGCGAGAAGAACACCTGCCCCATCTCTCCGGCGTGTGGCCTCAAGGGCGTGCTCTCCGAGGCACGAGAGGCCTTCCTCGCGGTGCTGGACCGGTACACACTGGCGGACCTGGTGGGCCGCTCCCGCAAGGACCTCGCGGAACTCTTCCTCCCCGTGTCGACGCCATGA
- a CDS encoding 2Fe-2S iron-sulfur cluster-binding protein — MSMTHVKHESKWYPLEPEESVLDGLLRQGVAVPNSCRAGACQSCLMRATSGDVPDAARVGLKDTLRAQGYFLACVCKPVAGTRLEVSGADALRVAARIESVSPLSPSVLRVRLSTAAPLDYRAGQYVSLLREDGLARSYSLASLPREGLLELHVRRIPGGLMSGWLSEHARAGDAVSVQGPAGSCFYVPGRFEQPLLLAGTGTGLAPLYGIVRDALESGHTGPIWLFQGARTPEGLYLTDELRELARRHSGFHYRPSVLTGGSRDVAEGALDVLIRAECPRPAGFRAFLCGDSGLVLSLRKKLFLSGLSLKDLHADVFLPSTPRAEASGAR, encoded by the coding sequence ATGTCCATGACCCATGTGAAGCACGAGTCGAAGTGGTATCCGCTCGAGCCCGAGGAGAGCGTGCTGGACGGGCTCCTGCGTCAGGGCGTGGCCGTGCCGAACTCCTGCCGCGCGGGGGCGTGCCAGTCCTGCCTCATGCGCGCGACCTCCGGCGACGTGCCGGACGCCGCGCGCGTGGGGCTCAAGGACACGCTGCGCGCGCAGGGCTACTTCCTCGCCTGTGTCTGCAAGCCCGTCGCGGGCACGCGCCTGGAGGTCTCCGGCGCGGACGCGCTGCGAGTCGCCGCGCGCATCGAGTCGGTGTCACCGCTGTCCCCGAGCGTGCTGCGCGTGAGGCTGTCCACCGCCGCGCCGCTGGACTATCGCGCGGGGCAGTACGTGTCGCTGCTGCGGGAGGATGGACTCGCCCGCAGCTACTCCCTGGCGAGCCTACCGCGCGAGGGGCTGCTGGAGCTGCACGTGCGCCGCATCCCGGGCGGGCTCATGAGTGGTTGGCTGTCGGAGCACGCGCGCGCGGGAGATGCCGTGTCCGTGCAGGGGCCCGCGGGGAGCTGCTTCTACGTCCCGGGCCGCTTCGAGCAGCCACTGCTGCTGGCGGGCACGGGCACGGGCCTGGCGCCGCTGTATGGAATCGTTCGCGACGCGCTGGAGTCGGGACACACCGGACCCATCTGGCTCTTCCAGGGCGCGCGCACCCCCGAGGGGCTCTACCTCACGGACGAACTGCGCGAGCTCGCGCGGCGGCACTCGGGTTTCCACTACCGGCCGAGCGTGCTGACGGGCGGCAGCCGGGACGTGGCCGAGGGCGCGCTCGACGTGCTCATCCGCGCGGAGTGTCCCAGGCCCGCGGGCTTCCGGGCCTTCCTCTGCGGGGACTCCGGATTGGTGTTATCCCTGCGCAAGAAGCTCTTCCTCTCGGGGCTCTCGCTGAAGGACCTCCACGCGGACGTCTTCCTGCCGAGCACCCCCAGGGCGGAGGCCTCGGGAGCTCGCTGA
- a CDS encoding group 1 truncated hemoglobin encodes MSTAAQEKSVYEQMGGEPAMAAAVEVFYRKVLSDERISHFFEDVDMERQASKQKAFLTMVTGGPSSYSGKDMRAGHAHLVKRGLNDGHFDAVVEHLRSTLEELGVAAPLVARVLAIAGGARADVLNR; translated from the coding sequence ATGAGCACGGCTGCGCAGGAGAAGAGCGTCTACGAGCAGATGGGCGGGGAGCCGGCGATGGCGGCGGCGGTGGAGGTGTTCTACCGGAAGGTGCTGTCCGACGAGCGCATCAGCCACTTCTTCGAGGACGTGGACATGGAGCGCCAGGCGTCGAAGCAGAAGGCGTTCCTGACGATGGTGACGGGCGGGCCGTCGAGCTACTCGGGCAAGGACATGCGCGCGGGCCATGCGCACCTGGTGAAGCGCGGCCTGAACGACGGGCACTTCGACGCGGTGGTGGAGCACCTGCGCTCCACGCTGGAGGAGCTGGGCGTGGCCGCGCCGCTGGTGGCGCGAGTGCTGGCCATCGCGGGTGGGGCTCGCGCGGACGTGCTCAACCGCTGA
- a CDS encoding flavin reductase family protein, whose amino-acid sequence MTEPTRHRVIAPCILYFGTPVALLSTVGEDSAPNLTPFSSVWALDDRLVLGLGLRGQGLANLEHTREAVVNLPSAAQWPQVERIAPTTGRFPVPEEKRAMGYQHEPRKFERAGLTPLPSDTVAPPRVAECPLQFEAVLLASHRSTPAPGETAPSFAIVELRVTRVHAHEDITVPGTHHVDVTRWQPLLYVFRHYVGTGPGLGRNFRAET is encoded by the coding sequence ATGACCGAGCCGACCCGACACCGCGTGATTGCCCCTTGCATCCTCTACTTCGGAACCCCCGTGGCGCTGCTGAGCACCGTCGGAGAGGACAGCGCGCCGAACCTGACGCCGTTCTCCTCGGTGTGGGCGCTCGACGACCGGCTCGTGCTGGGGCTGGGCTTGAGAGGGCAGGGACTGGCGAACCTGGAGCACACGCGGGAGGCGGTGGTGAACCTGCCCTCCGCGGCGCAGTGGCCGCAGGTGGAGCGCATCGCGCCGACGACGGGCCGCTTCCCCGTACCGGAGGAGAAGCGCGCCATGGGCTACCAGCATGAGCCTCGCAAGTTCGAGCGCGCGGGCCTCACGCCCTTGCCCTCCGACACCGTGGCGCCGCCGCGCGTGGCCGAGTGTCCGCTGCAGTTCGAGGCGGTGCTGCTCGCGTCGCATCGCTCGACGCCCGCGCCTGGAGAGACCGCGCCCTCGTTCGCCATCGTCGAGCTGCGTGTCACCCGGGTCCATGCCCACGAGGACATCACCGTGCCGGGCACCCACCACGTCGACGTGACGCGCTGGCAGCCGCTGCTCTACGTCTTCCGTCACTACGTCGGCACGGGCCCGGGACTGGGGCGCAATTTTCGCGCGGAGACCTGA
- a CDS encoding helix-turn-helix transcriptional regulator, which yields MPHALDLALVASLIGDPARASMLSRLLEGPARTAGELAREARITPQTASGHLAKLLEGQLVRVEVQGRHRYYRLAHPNVARALESLQLLAPTRLVPSRVPEPLRFARTCYDHLAGTLGVALAEALEHRGLLESGEDSYVLTPAGTRFVSTWGVDVEALSQGRRAFARRCLDWSERRAHVGGALGAAMTERLFALRWIARRPEGRGVRLTVEGRRGFDRQLGLTWP from the coding sequence ATGCCGCATGCCCTCGACCTGGCCCTTGTCGCATCGCTCATCGGAGACCCCGCGCGGGCGAGCATGCTCTCGCGCCTGCTGGAGGGCCCGGCGAGGACGGCGGGGGAGCTGGCGCGCGAGGCCCGCATCACGCCCCAGACGGCGAGCGGCCACCTCGCGAAGCTCCTGGAGGGACAGCTCGTGCGCGTGGAGGTGCAGGGCCGCCACCGCTACTACCGGCTGGCCCACCCGAACGTGGCGCGAGCCCTGGAGTCCCTCCAGCTCCTCGCGCCCACGCGCCTGGTCCCCTCGCGGGTGCCCGAGCCGCTTCGCTTCGCGCGCACCTGCTACGACCACCTCGCGGGCACGCTGGGCGTGGCCCTGGCGGAGGCGCTGGAGCACCGGGGCCTGCTGGAGTCCGGCGAGGACAGCTACGTCCTGACACCCGCGGGCACGCGCTTCGTCTCGACGTGGGGCGTGGACGTGGAGGCCCTGTCCCAAGGCCGGCGCGCCTTCGCACGCCGTTGCCTGGACTGGAGCGAGCGCCGCGCCCATGTCGGGGGAGCGCTGGGCGCCGCGATGACGGAGCGCCTCTTCGCGCTGCGGTGGATTGCGCGCCGGCCCGAGGGCCGTGGAGTGCGGCTCACCGTCGAGGGCCGGCGGGGATTCGACCGACAACTGGGGCTGACCTGGCCGTGA